A region from the Medicago truncatula cultivar Jemalong A17 chromosome 6, MtrunA17r5.0-ANR, whole genome shotgun sequence genome encodes:
- the LOC11416876 gene encoding ABSCISIC ACID-INSENSITIVE 5-like protein 2 — translation MGSQGGTVSESKTLPLSRSGSLYNLTLDEVQNHLGNLGKPLGSMNLDELLKSVWSVEAGEVSDFGGSDVAATAGGNMQHNQLGGFNSQESLTLSGDLSKKTVDEVWKDMQGKKRGVDRDRKSREKQQTLGEMTLEDFLVKAGVVGESFHGKESGLLRVDSNEDSRQKVSHGLHWMQYPVHSVQQQQHQYEKHTMPGFAAVHAIQQPFQVAGNQALDAAISPSSLMGTLSDTQTLGRKRVASGIVVEKTVERRQKRMIKNRESAARSRARRQAYTQELELKVSRLEEENERLRRQNEMEKEVPTAPPPEPKNQLRRTNSASF, via the exons atggggTCACAAGGTGGAACAGTTTCAGAGTCAAAGACTTTACCTTTATCTAGGTCAGGATCTTTGTATAATCTAACACTTGATGAAGTTCAAAACCATCTTGGTAATTTAGGGAAACCACTTGGAAGTATGAATCTTGATGAGTTGCTTAAGAGTGTATGGAGTGTTGAAGCTGGCGAGGTTTCGGATTTCGGTGGTAGTGATGTTGCTGCTACTGCTGGTGGTAACATGCAGCATAATCAACTTGGTGGTTTCAATTCACAAGAGAGTTTAACTTTATCTGGAGATCTTAGTAAGAAAACTGTTGATGAGGTGTGGAAAGATATGCAAGGGAAGAAGAGGGGTGTTGATAGGGATAGGAAATCGCGCGAAAAACAACAGACACTTGGTGAGATGACTTTGGAGGATTTCTTGGTAAAAGCTGGAGTTGTTGGTGAATCTTTTCATGGTAAAGAAAGTGGTTTGTTAAGGGTTGATTCGAATGAGGATTCTCGGCAAAAAGTTTCACATGGTCTTCATTGGATGCAATATCCGGTCCATTCTGTTCAGCAGCAACAACATCAGTATGAAAAGCATACGATGCCGGGTTTTGCGGCAGTTCATGCCATTCAACAGCCTTTTCAGGTTGCAGGGAATCAAGCTTTGGATGCAGCGATATCGCCATCTTCTTTAATGG GTACGTTATCAGATACACAAACGCTAGGTCGAAAAAGGGTTGCTTCTGGTATTGTAGTGGAGAAAACTGTCGAGAGGAGGCAAAAGAGGATGATAAAAAATAGGGAATCTGCTGCTCGGTCACGAGCAAGAAGACAG GCTTATACACAAGAACTGGAACTTAAAGTTTCGCGTTTAGAAGAGGAAAATGAAAGGCTTAGAAGACAGAAT GAGATGGAGAAGGAGGTACCAACTGCACCGCCACCCGAGCCTAAAAATCAGCTCCGCAGAACTAATTCAGCATCCTTTTGA
- the LOC11417509 gene encoding 14 kDa zinc-binding protein gives MKKNNTSERITVLTSHFTPSTSMASEKEAALAATPPDADSPTIFDKIINKEIPSTVVYEDDKVLAFRDIQPQGPVHILLIPKVRDGLTGISKAEERHIDILGRLLYTAKLVAKQEGLDDGYRVVINDGPKGCQSVYHIHVHVIGGRQMNWPPG, from the exons ATGAAGAAGAACAACACAAGTGAAAGAATTACTGTGCTGACATCACACTTCACTCCTTCAACTTCAATGGCTTCCGAGAAAGAAGCTGCTCTTGCTGCCACTCCTCCTGACGCTGATTCTCCCACCAT ATTTGACAAGATCATCAACAAGGAGATTCCTTCTACTGTTGTTTATGAGGATGATAAG GTGCTTGCCTTTAGGGACATACAACCTCAAGGTCCTGTGCACATTCTACTCATTCCCAAAGTCAGAGATGGGTTGACTGGCATATCCAAG GCTGAGGAGAGGCACATTGACATTCTTGGCCGACTTCTTTACACTGCTAAGCTGGTTGCCAAACAAGAAGGTCTTGACGATGGCTACAGGGTTGTAATTAATGATGGACCAAAAGGAT gccAATCGGTTTACCATATCCATGTGCACGTTATTGGCGGTCGACAGATGAACTGGCCACCGGGCTAA
- the LOC11412532 gene encoding actin-binding protein F, with product MERGIHDTMDDLKKSEPRHATKEPSSGSIAHDLDSNNYNISPLLNTSSQHKQNQEAKKRKSYSHACSISSSSFHATTSTTHSSKSSSSTSSNKLVGLKYSHLTTNAISPSKKNPSHSNIFIDLYKKIKASLSKPISVIRRKCSCFDKNSLQVKENTSKPKASSSTTLPTPQIQALPQNEITINDVNQEKTPKDKLTTNDEDDDHDHEEEKEEEVRDSLHVFQPTSLPKSNVNDEDVASDSSSDLFEIEGFSTQATTLEYPTKPSMIECQETTTATNVLCDT from the coding sequence atGGAAAGAGGAATTCATGATACCATGGATGATCTAAAGAAAAGTGAACCACGTCATGCTACTAAAGAACCTAGTAGTGGATCCATAGCTCATGATCTTGATTCCAACAACTATAATATTTCTCCTCTTCTTAACACAAGTAGccaacacaaacaaaatcaagAAGCAAAGAAGAGAAAATCATACTCACATGCTTGTTctatttcatcatcatcattccatgctacaacttcaacaacacattcttcaaaatcttcttcttccacttctTCAAACAAACTTGTTGGTTTGAAATATTCTCATCTTACTACAAATGCAATTTCACCTTCCAAGAAAAACCCTTCTCATAGTAACATTTTTATTGATCtttacaagaaaatcaaagcttcattgtcaaaaccaatatctgttataagaagaaaatgttcttgttttgataaaaattctTTGCAAGTCAAAGAAAACACTTCAAAACCAAAAGCCTCAAGTTCAACTACATTGCCAACACCTCAAATTCAAGCTCTCCCACAAAATGAAATTACTATAAATGATGTGAATCAAGAAAAAACACCAAAAGACAAGTTGACAacaaatgatgaagatgatgatcatgatcatgaagaagaaaaggaagaggAGGTACGTGATTCCTTGCATGTTTTTCAACCAACAAGTTTACCAAAGTCAAATGTAAATGATGAAGATGTAGCTAGTGATTCAAGTTCTGATCTTTTTGAGATAGAGGGCTTCTCCACACAAGCTACAACGCTGGAATACCCAACAAAACCTAGCATGATAGAGTGCCAAGAGACCACCACCGCTACAAATGTTTTATGTGATACTtag